The Hymenobacter baengnokdamensis genome includes a region encoding these proteins:
- a CDS encoding alpha/beta hydrolase: MKQVRWLPAGLLVGVLGAMTPAAKRVAIPPEILLWPHGAPGPKPLATPEVVRLTDQGDRVLTHIQQPSITPFLPAGTNNTRIAVVVIPGGGHSELWMSHEGYNPAAWFASQGIAAFVLKYRLAREPNSPYTVDQDELADVQRALRLVKSHAADWQLDTARVGVLGFSAGGELAGLAAMRFTPANPHAPDPVDQQSDRPAFQVLLYPGNSGRLEVTRHSPPVFIAGGFHDRPDIAQGMAQLYLKYQQLQVPAELHIYAGVGHGFGLRSTNEAAVADWPRQVRLWLREIGILKK; this comes from the coding sequence ATGAAACAAGTCCGTTGGTTGCCCGCCGGGTTGCTGGTAGGAGTACTCGGGGCCATGACCCCAGCTGCTAAGCGCGTGGCCATCCCGCCGGAAATACTGCTCTGGCCCCACGGAGCCCCCGGCCCCAAGCCCCTCGCCACGCCGGAAGTAGTGCGCCTGACTGACCAGGGCGACCGGGTTCTGACCCATATTCAACAGCCGTCAATCACACCCTTCCTGCCAGCGGGGACAAACAACACCAGGATTGCTGTTGTCGTCATCCCCGGCGGGGGCCACAGCGAGCTCTGGATGAGCCACGAAGGCTACAACCCGGCCGCGTGGTTCGCCTCGCAGGGCATCGCCGCCTTCGTGTTGAAGTACCGCCTGGCGCGTGAGCCTAATTCGCCCTACACCGTGGACCAGGATGAGCTGGCCGACGTGCAGCGGGCGTTGCGGCTGGTAAAAAGCCACGCCGCCGACTGGCAGCTCGACACGGCCAGGGTTGGAGTGCTGGGTTTTTCAGCGGGCGGCGAGCTGGCGGGTCTGGCAGCTATGCGCTTTACCCCCGCCAACCCGCACGCGCCCGACCCGGTGGACCAGCAAAGCGACCGGCCCGCTTTTCAGGTGCTGCTTTACCCCGGCAACAGTGGCCGCCTGGAGGTTACCCGCCATTCGCCGCCGGTCTTTATTGCGGGGGGCTTTCACGACCGCCCCGACATTGCCCAGGGCATGGCCCAGCTTTACCTGAAGTACCAGCAGCTGCAGGTGCCCGCCGAGCTGCATATTTATGCCGGGGTCGGCCACGGCTTTGGCCTGCGCAGCACCAATGAAGCCGCCGTGGCTGACTGGCCCCGTCAGGTAAGGCTCTGGCTACGGGAAATAGGCATTCTGAAAAAGTGA